In the genome of Oncorhynchus mykiss isolate Arlee chromosome 18, USDA_OmykA_1.1, whole genome shotgun sequence, one region contains:
- the LOC110496463 gene encoding 39S ribosomal protein L36, mitochondrial has protein sequence MAPLLLYRIVSSLTCHLTQITLSRIYPSTATTISRCLSSLTSYPARVLLTPGRPIQPLASSPRSSPQDGGSLLGQCQHLACLQPTSGMKTKSALKRRCKDCFFVVRRGRLFVFCKAHPRHKQRQG, from the coding sequence ATGGCACCACTCCTGTTATACCGCATCGTCAGCTCCCTAACCTGCCATCTAACCCAGATCACCCTCAGCCGGATCTACCCTAGCACTGCCACCACCATCTCCCGCTGCCTCTCCTCCCTTACATCCTACCCAGCCAGAGTACTCCTGACCCCGGGTAGACCCATCCAGCCCCTGGCCTCTTCTCCTCGATCTTCTCCCCAGGATGGTGGCTCCCTCCTAGGCCAGTGTCAGCACCTGGCCTGCCTCCAGCCCACTTCAGGGATGAAAACCAAGAGCGCTCTGAAACGGCGCTGTAAAGATTGCTTCTTTGTGGTACGGCGGGGTCGTCTATTTGTGTTCTGTAAGGCTCACCCCAGACACAAGCAGCGACAGGGGTGA
- the LOC110496462 gene encoding NADH dehydrogenase [ubiquinone] iron-sulfur protein 6, mitochondrial: MAVALRRILSFSRNAKVFVSPLKTSALSVQRYSLEVSTTGEQVTHTGQVYDEKDPRRARFVGRQKEVNKNFAIKLVAEEPVSGVEARVVSCDGGGGALGHPKVYINLDKETKVGTCGYCGLQFKQTHHH; this comes from the exons ATGGCGGTCGCGCTGCGTCGGATTCTGTCCTTCAGTAGAAATGCTAAAGTGTTTGTATCACCTTTGAAAACATCGGCGCTTTCTGTACAGCGCTACAGTCTAGAAGTGTCGACCACTGGAGAGCAAGTTACCCACACTGGACAG GTGTATGATGAAAAGGATCCCAGGCGGGCCAGGTTCGTGGGACGACAGAAAGAG GTGAACAAGAACTTTGCCATCAAGCTGGTGGCTGAGGAGCCGGTCAGTGGCGTTGAGGCCAGAGTGGTGTCATGTGACGGGGGTGGAGGAGCACTAGGCCACCCCAAAGTCTATATCAACCTG GATAAAGAAACTAAAGTGGGCACATGTGGCTACTGTGGACTGCAGTTCAAACAGACCCATCATCATTGA